The DNA window CCTTGATCAACCGAGTGGTTCTTCATCGTTCGCCCTGCGACTCACCCAAGCTGGAGTTTGCCCTCTGCGTGCGAGCGGCATCACGGTCTTCCAAATCAACGTCGGTAAGCTCTGTAACCAGACCTGCCGCCATTGCCACGTAGATGCCGGACCGGATCGTCCCGAAACGATGTCCTTGGAAACGGCTGAACAATGTATCACCGCTCTAGCCAAGACGGATATTCCCACAGTGGATATAACAGGCGGCGCGCCGGAGCTGAATCCCCATTTTCGCTGGCTCGTCGAACAGTCCCGCGGACTTGGCCGGCATGTGATGGATCGCTGCAATCTGTCCGTGTTGCTGCTTCCTTCCCAGGCGGATCTCGCGGAATTCCTGGCTCACTACCAGGTGGAAATCATCGCCTCGCTTCCGTCGTACCGTGCCAGCCAAACCGATGCACAACGAGGCGACGGCATCTTTGAGAAATCGATGGAGGCACTTCGTCTCTTGAACCGATTCGGCTATGGACGACCCGACAGTGGGTTGGTCTTGAATCTTGTCTACAATCCCGTTGGGGCGTTTCTACCCCCAAAACAGGAGGCGATCGAGGCCCAGTTCAAGAAAGAACTGCGCACCCGGCACGGCATCGAGTTCAACCGGCTCTACACAATCACCAATATGCCGATCAGCCGGTTCCT is part of the Nitrospirota bacterium genome and encodes:
- the arsS gene encoding arsenosugar biosynthesis radical SAM protein ArsS (Some members of this family are selenoproteins.), which gives rise to LDQPSGSSSFALRLTQAGVCPLRASGITVFQINVGKLCNQTCRHCHVDAGPDRPETMSLETAEQCITALAKTDIPTVDITGGAPELNPHFRWLVEQSRGLGRHVMDRCNLSVLLLPSQADLAEFLAHYQVEIIASLPSYRASQTDAQRGDGIFEKSMEALRLLNRFGYGRPDSGLVLNLVYNPVGAFLPPKQEAIEAQFKKELRTRHGIEFNRLYTITNMPISRFLEFLIESGNYDQYMTRLANAFTPAAAAGVMCRYTLSVGWDGRLYDCDFNQMLELPVDHGAPSHIHDFDPAQLHHRQIVTRNHCFGCTAGSGSSCGGSVT